In the genome of Candidatus Atribacteria bacterium ADurb.Bin276, one region contains:
- a CDS encoding Dinitrogenase iron-molybdenum cofactor yields MKIVITSQGKTLKDDLDPRFGRCQYFLIVDNETNEVEAIPNPQVSAGGGAGIQTAQFMVDRGVKAVLTGNMGPNASKVLNEAGIKVYINNSGTGESVLNDFKNGKLTPTTQANVSSHFGLK; encoded by the coding sequence ATGAAAATCGTAATTACTTCTCAAGGAAAGACACTTAAAGATGACCTCGATCCCAGATTTGGCCGATGCCAATATTTTTTAATTGTTGATAATGAAACCAATGAGGTGGAAGCCATTCCCAATCCACAGGTTTCGGCGGGGGGTGGAGCTGGAATTCAAACCGCTCAATTTATGGTGGATCGAGGAGTTAAAGCGGTATTAACAGGAAATATGGGCCCCAATGCATCAAAAGTTCTGAATGAAGCAGGAATTAAAGTCTATATTAATAATAGCGGGACAGGAGAATCGGTACTCAATGATTTTAAAAATGGAAAGTTGACTCCTACAACTCAAGCAAATGTTTCTTCTCATTTTGGTTTGAAATAG